Part of the bacterium genome is shown below.
GACCAGTTGATGGCCGAAAAGCTGGTCTCCCTGGCCAGCACCGATCCAGTGCCAGGCTGGCTGTGCCTGAGCCTGAAGGGCGACAATTACGAGGTGGAAGAAAAACTGACCCAGGCCTTCTTAAGGCTCGGCCTGGAAAATACAGAGCATAAAAAACTGCTGGAAGGTCTGGGATACAATGGTTTTGCCATTTCCCAAGGGACCGGTCTGAAGGGGCTGGCGGAAATGGCCCGGAGCCTTAACGTCCCGTTTTAAATTGATCCTAATACTCCGACCAATAACATAAAGATGATATGAAACAGACCTTTACCATTTGCCCCCATTGCGGCTGCGGCTGCGGCCTTTATCTGGTTCAGCAGGATGGCCGGACCGGAGGAGTGACCGCCAGCCAGGAGCACTATTTTTCGGCCGGACAGCTTTGCGCCCGGGGCTGGACCGGTTACCAGTTGTTATGGTCGCCGCTCCGGATAAAGACCCCGCTCTATAAAAAGAACGGCGGTCTGGCTCCCATCGGCTACGACAAGGGATTGGAGGCCGCGGCCAAGAAGCTTAAGTCCATCAAGGAAAAGCACGGTCCCCAGAGCATCGGGGTCATCGCCTCCTCGCGGCTGACGGTGGAGGAAGCCCAGGCCCTGCGCTCGTTCGCCAAAGACATCCTGGAAACTCCCAATTGCGACAGCGCTGCCCGGCTGGGTTACCTGGCGATGGAGTTTTCTAAAACAGCCGCCTCCACTGACATTGCCGGAGCCGACCTGATCCTGGTGCTGGGCGCAAACCTGATGGAAGAGAACCCCATGCTGGGGGCCAGGGTGGTCTCGGCCTGCAAGCCGGAGGCCGACCGGCCCTATCAGTCGGCCGACCTGAGCCACGTCATTGCCGGCCAGCCCGCCCGGCTGGCGGTGATGGACAGCCGCAAAAGCGCGCTGGCCGATGCGGCGGAATTGTTCCTGAAGACCGTTCCCGGCAATGAGGCCGGGGCGCTGCTGTCCCTGCTTAAAGTATTGATTGAAAAATACCAGCTGGAATCCAAGGATCCGGCTTTCCGCAAGGTCAAGGAAGCCTTGGCCAAGATGACCTGGGAGAACCTGCTGTCCAACACCGGACTGGTGCTGCCGGGTCTGGAGCAGCTGGGGGCCATGATCGCCTCCGCCAAGGCTCCGCTTTTGATATTCGGGCGCAGCCTGTTCACCGGGCACGATGCGGCGGCGGCCCGCTCAGCCCTGACCGGCCTGTCGCTGCTGCTGCCGGAAAAACTTTCGGTGCTTCAGTCTGCCGCCGCCGCCAACGACTGGGGATGCGCCCGGATATTGGGCCCGGACAAGGGACAAGGCTATCTGGAGATGATGGAATCGCTGGTCTCCGGGAAAATAAAAGCCCTGGTGCTGGTGGGCGAGGATCCCCTGAAGACGCTGGGCGGAAAAGAGGGGGTGGCCCAGGCCCTGGCCCAGGCCGAGCTGGTGGTGGCCTTCGATCATTTTGTCTCCGAGAGCCATCAGTACGCCGAAGCGGTATTCCCGCTGGCCCTGTCCTTTGAAAAGGAAGGCTCATTCTGCAACCTGGACGGAAAACGGCAGAAATTCGAGCAGGCCCTCAAACCGGATTTTGATATCAAGTCACTGGAAGAGTCATTAAAGACCATGGCTTCGGTGATCGGCGGAAAACTGGATCCCAGGGACGAGTTCAACCTGCCGGCCAAGACCGGGTGGGACGCGGCCTTCGATCTATCCAAGGCGGCCCCCCAGGGCTTTGTGCTGGAACTGGGCACGGCCTATCCCCATCTTTACGGGGACGACCAGCTGACCTTCAACAGCTGTCACCTGACCCGGGAATTTGCCGGCGGCTTTGTGGAACTGCATCCCGAAAACATCAAGGAACTAGGGGTCAGGGCGGGATGGAAGGTCAAGGTCACTTCTGCGGCCGGAAGCCTGGTGGCCACGGCCCGGGCCAATCCCGATCTGGTCAAAAAGACCGCCTTCATGCCGGTTCACTTCGGCGGCAACCTGCTGGCCCCGGCCAAGCCCAACCATCAGTTGAAGACCCCGCAGCTTAGGGGCATAGCGGTCAAGATAGAAAAGACCTGAGACATCGGTTGCCACAGGCTTCCGGTCTTGAAACATAACCACCGGCAACAGTTTTATCATTTGGTGCGGGCAGCTGCAAAGGCAAGCCTGTCCGCACCGTTTCTATACCCCGAAGGGAACCAGGTATTATTCCTGGTTGACAGAAGGGATTATTTGTATTATCCTTATGATTCGTAATGACAAGATGGTGTACCAAGGAAACATGGATTTCACTCAGGTATGTTCTTTTTCTTTTTTGTGCCGCCAACTAAGAAAAAGAACCAAAAAGAAAAAAGCTCGTCGCAAAATACTATCCGGGCCACGCTTAAGCTAAAGCTTCAGCGGGCTCGCGTTGCGCTTCTCGCTGACGGCGGGCTTGTCTGAACTCGGGCTTTTGCCAAGCCCTCAAACAGGCGCAGACAAGCTTTTAACCGCCGTCAACTGCGATGCTCACTGATAGTATTTAACGCGACAACCAGGGTTGGTCCCGGTCGATCAACGAATTCCCTGAGATAATTGGACAATCATTTGGTTCATCTATAAATCATCATTAAGCTAAATAAACATTTCCATGAGCTCAAAGTTAAATCCGCAGGACAACTACCGGGCCACCCTGGCCTCCACCGGCTATGTCCCGATCAAACAGGCCACCCAGGCCACCTACGACGCCATCGGCTTCATGTCGGGGCTGGAGGTGCACCAGCAGCTTCTGACAGACCAGAAGCTGTTCTGCCGCTGCCCGGCCGGACGTTTTCAGAAATCAGATGACTACGATGCCGAGATCGTCCGCCACATGCGGCCCACCCTGTCGGAGCTGGGGGAATACGACGGCACCGCCCTGATGGAATTCCGGACCCGGAAGAACATCGTCTACCGCATCAAGAGCCCCACCGCCTGCACCTACGAGGTGGACGACACCCCGCCATTTCCCCTGAACCGCCAGGCGCTGGAGATCGCCATCGAGATCGCCCTGCTGTCCAAGCTGAACCTGGTGGGCGAGGTCCACATCGCCCGCAAGCAGTACCTGGACGGCAGCATCCCCACCGGGTTCCAGCGCACCGCCATCATCGGGGTGGAGGGCTCGATCCCGCTGAAGCAAAAGAAGGTCCGCCTGATCCAGCTTTCGCTGGAGGAGGACTCCTGCCGCGAGGTCTCGGACATCGGACACCTCCGGATCTACCGCACCGACCGGCTGGGGATGCCGCTGATAGAGACCGTGACCTATCCCGACATGAAGAACCCGGATGAGGTGAAGGAGGCCTGCGACTACATCCGCTTTTTGAACCGCAGCACCGGCAAGGTCCGCACCGGCATCGGGGCGGCCCGCCAGGACGTCAACGTCTCCTGCACCGGCGGCACCCGGGTGGAGATGAAGGGGGTCTCCCACACCAAGTGGATACCGCTTTTGACCCACAATGAATGCTTCCGACAGTGGGCCCTGCTGAAGATCCGAGACCTGCTCAAGGACAGGGTGAAACAGCCCAAGGACTGGAAGATGGCTTCCGAGCCGCTGAAACCCCTATCCGGAAAGCTGGAGAGCCCACGGGCCAGGGAGCTTTTCAGCAACGGGAACAAGGTGATGGCGGTGAACCTGCCGGGATTCCACGGCATCCTGTCGCATTTCACCCAGCCGGGCAAATGCTTCGCCGACGATTTCTCGGAACGGCTGAAGGTGATCGCCTGCATCGAGAAACCGAACATGACCAGCTCCGAATCCCTGGATCCCATGCTTTCGGACAAGGACTGGGACCAGGTCCGCACCCTGCTTCGATCCTCTGACGGCGACGCCCAGCTGGTCTTCTGGGGCCCGGAGGCGGACATCAAGACCGGCCTGGAGACCATCGACGAGCGCTGCCGGCTGGCCTTTACCGGGGTGCCCAACGAGACCAGAAAAGTATTTGAGGACGGGAGCACCATATTTGAGCGGGTGCTGCCCGGGGCCGACCGGATGTACCCTGACACCGATTCCAAGCCCATCCCGCTGGAGGACGCCCGGATAGAGGAGATCAGGAGGATGGTGCCCAGCGAGGTGGCCGACCGCTACCGTCAGTTAAAGGACTGGGGCGTGCCGGAGGATTGCTACACCTACCTCTTCGTCCGGAACCTGTATCCGGTGATAGAGAAGATAGTCAAAGAGCTGGGGCAGGATCCCAAGACCATGGGCGGCATTTTCGGGCAACTATTGAAGAACATCGAGGGGCACTACCAGAGATCGCCGGATTTCTCGTACGACCGCATCTATGACCTGTACAAATACGTGAAGGATAGCAAGCTGGATGCCGAGATCGTCAAAACCATGCTTCCGGTGGTGTACCAGTATCCCAAGATGGACTTTGACTCGGTGCTGGTGAACCTTGAATTCAAGCGGTTCTCCAAGGATGAGGTTGTTTCCAAGATCCCGTTCCTGAAAGATAAATACAAGAGCATCAAAACCTCGAAACTTCCGGCATCAGAGAAGCACTGGATCATGGGACAACTGAGAAAAATGGCAGTAGGGAATGTCACACTATCAACACTGATAGATTTAATATAGAGGCAATGTAATTTGTGTCTAAGTATGAAAAACAGCTGGGAGAAATACTGGTCTAATTCCACAAATCATGAGTGGTGGAAAAAACCGGCAAAGGAAGTCGTTGAGTTTGTTTCTTGTTTGGATAATGACGAATATAAAAATACGCTCGATCTAGGTTGCGGCCTGGGCCGTCACTCAATACTCTTTGCAAAAGCCGGTTTTTCAGTTTACGCCATCGATAAATCATCGGAAGCTATTGTACGGCTAAATGAATGGGCAAGCCAAGAGAATTGCAGCATACATTCCGAATGTTGCGATATATTTGATAATAGGCTTGACGGGCAATGCTTTGATATAGTTCTTTCATACAATGTGATCTACCACGGCTATATAGATGATTTTCAGAGGGCTGTTAAACGAGTTCATGAATTGCTAAGGAGCGGCGGGAAGTTCTTTTTTACTTGTCCGACAAGGGATGACGGGAAATACGGTTTTGGGGAAAAAGTGGCAGAACATACTTACCTATGCACCAAATCGGTTACTCCTGGCGATATTCATTACTTCGCGGATAAAAATTCCATTGCTGGAATGCTGAAGGGATATGATATCGAGAAGATTGTGAAAGATGAAGGAACTTGGTTAAACTCAGGGAAAGAACAATTCTATTCAAATTGGATAATAACGGCGGTAAAGTCATAGATACAGAATAAACAAAAAAGCACATTCAATTTAAAAATTAATGAACTGTTTGGCTACAGCAAGCAAAAACGGTAGTATGCCGTAATGCACCTAACAATTAAAACTAAAAATCAGACCAGAATGACAGAAGACATCTTCCAAGGTTACAAGGGCGGGGGGCTGGAGGTCCTCAAGAAATACAACGTCCGGGTGTGGGGCCAGGCCGAGGTGCTTACCAGCCGCGGGCCCTTCAAGGGCACGGTACTGCCCCGGTCGGAGAGCGACGACGACCAGCACATAGTGCTGAAGATCGCCACCGGCTATAACGTGGGCATCGACATCAAGACCATCACCGGAATGACCGAGACCGGCTACAAAAAAGCCAACTACAAGATCCCGGAGAAGGAGTTCCCCATTACCCCGGGCCTGCCCAGGGTCAAACTGCTGGGGACCGGGGGCACCATCGCCAGCCGGCTGGACTACCGCACCGGCGCGGTGATCCCGGCCTTCACCCCGGGCGAGCTTTACGGCGCGGTGCCGGAGCTGGCCGACATCTGCAATTTGACCACCGATAAGCTGTTCGCGGTCTTTTCCGAGAACATGGGGCCGGAGCAGTACAAGAAGCTGGCGGTGGCCATCGGCAAGGAAATCGAGAACGGTATCGACGGCATCGTGATCGGCCACGGCACCGACACTCTGCACTACACCGCGGCCGCTCTGACCTACATGGTCCAGAACCCCCCGGTACCGATCGTTTTGGTGGGCTCGCAGCGCTCCTCCGACCGCCCCAGCTCCGACGCCGCCTTGAACCTGATGCACGCCACCACCGCCGCCGGGCACGGGGACATCGCCGAGGTGATGGTCTGCATGTTCGGCCCCACCTCCGACGAATACGGCTTTCTGCACCGGGGCACCCGGGTCCGCAAGATGCATTCCTCCTACCGTTCCACCTTCCGCACCATCGGGGACACCCCGCTGGCCACAGTTACCCGCCAGGGGGTCAAGCCCATCAAGCAGGATTACCATCCCCGGCGCAAGGACCGCCAGGTCAAGATCATGCCCTACTTTGAGGAGAAGATAGGAATGATCTACTATTACACCAACATGCAGCCGGACATGATAGATTCCATGGTGGACAGCGGCTACAAGGGGATCATCATCATCGGCACCGGATTGGGGCACGTCAACAAGCCGCTGTACCCGGCCATCGAACGGGCGGTGGCCAAGGGGGTCCACATCTTCATGACGGTGCAGACATTGTGGGGCTACGTCCACATGTTCGTCTATGACACCGGGCGCGATCTGATGGCCCAGGGAGTGGTGCCCCTGGAGAACATGCTTCCCGAAGCCGCTTACATCAAGCTGGGCTGGGTGCTGGGGCAGACCCAGGACCGTGAGGAAGTAAACCGGATGATGCTGGCGCCGGTCAGCGACGAGATTACCCCCCGGGAGCCTTACAACGGTTACCTGATCTACCAGGGCGGGGTGCCCGAGGTGGAGGAGTTCATCAAAAAGGTGCATAAGTAATAAACAGGAAAATTTTTGTTTTCACAATAAATTATTACGATCAACAGACTTACTTTATTCCTTTCCCGCAAGGGAAGGGAATTTTTCATTACCCCCAAACCGCCGAAAAATATCTTCAATAAAGTCCTTGCTTAAAACAGCTTATTGATATAAAATATACTGTTAGACTCCGTAACTACGTCCGCATAAAATCCCAAAAATATACCCCAAACAAGGAGGTATCCCATGCCGCCAGCCAGGAAAAAGTCAGGGCTTTTGCCGGCCCGGTCCGCCAGGGCCGCCCTGCTGCCCACCGCCAAGAGCGAGCTCTCCAGCCTTAAGATGAAGCTCAAGGTGCTGCAGAGGGTCAACGAGATCGCCGCCAGCACCTTCGACGTCCAGCCATTGCTGGACCGGGCCATGGACCTGGTGACCGAGATCGCGCCTTCCGAGGCCGGCTCTCTGCTTCTTTTGTCCTCCGATCGCACCTATTTGAAATTCTCCATCGTCAAGGGGCCGGCCTCCCACAAGCTGGAGGGGCTGGAGATCCCCATCGGGCAGGGCATTGCCGGCTGGGTGGCCAAGACCGGGATCCCGCTGACGGTCAACGACGTCCAGAACGAGCCCAAGTGGAAGAAGGAGATCGCCGACAACGTGGAGTTCCCCACCCGGAGCATCCTCTGCGTGCCCTTGAAATCCAGGGCCGAGGTCATCGGGGTGGTGGAGCTGATCAACAAGCTGCGGGGCGAGGATTACAACGACGACGACCTGGAGATCATTGAACTCCTGGGCGCCCATCTTTCCACCCTGATCGAGAACAGCCGGCTCTATTCCGAGGCCCGGGAGAAGGTGGAGAGGATCACCGCCATGGCCGAGACCAGCGCCCTGATCTCCTCGTCACTGGATGTCAAACGCGTCTTGGAGACCGTGATGAACGTGGCCAAGGACGTGATCGACGCCGAAGCCTCCTCCATCTTCCTGTATGACGAGGAGAAGCACGAGTTCTTCTTTGAGATCGCCACCGGCGACGCCGGCGACGCGGTCAAGCAGATCAGGGTGCCCTGGGGCAAGGGGATGGTGGGCTGGGCGGCCGAGCACATGCAGACCCTGCTGGTCCCCGACGTCACCAAGGACCCCCGGTTCTATTCCAAGGTGGATGAGAAATCAAAGTTCCAGACCCGCAATGCCATCACCGTTCCCTTAAAGCCCAAGAACAAGCTGATCGGGGTGGCCCAGGTGCTTAACAAGAAAGGCGGGCTGTTCACCCGCGAGGACGTGGAGCTGTTCGAAACTTTGGCCCGCCAGGCGGCGGTGGCCATCGAGAACGCCAGCCTGTACACCGACCTCCAGGAGCTGTTCCTGAACTCCATCCGGACCGTGGTCAGCCTGATCGACGCCAAGGACGACTACACCGCCGGCCATTCCTCCCGGGTCACCAAGTATTCCATGATGATCGCCGACCAGCTGGGCTTTTCACCGGAGGACCGCAAGCGGCTGGAGCTGGCGGCCCTGCTCCACGACGTGGGCAAGATCGGGATGCCGGACGCCATCTTAAAGAAGCCTTCGGGGCTGACCCCTGAGGAGTTCGCCATCGTCAAGGACCACCCCAACAAGGGGGCCGAGGCGCTGGAGCCCATCAAGCAGATGAAGGACATCATCCCCGGGGTGAGGCACCACCACGAGAAGCTGGACGGACGGGGCTACCCGGCCGGGCTGGCCGGCGACCAAGTGCCGATGGACGCCCAGATCATCTGCGTGGGGGATTCCTACGACGCCATGAACTCCGACCGTCCCTACCGCAAGGGTTTGGGGATGGAGGAATCGGTCAAACGCCTGCGCCAGGACAGCGGGACCCAGTTCAATCCGGCCCTGGTGGAGGCTTTCGTCAAAGCTTTGGAGAAGGAGGCTAAGAAATGAGCGAGGCCAATCGCAGCAAGAAATCAGTGGGAGCCCTGGTGGGGATCGGGGTGGTGGCCGCGGTGCTGGCCATATCATACTTGGTACCGGGGCTTTTCCAGGGTATGGAGAACAAGAGCTACGATCTGCGTTACCGCCTGCGGGTGGGTCAGACCAACGAGCAGGACATTGAGGACGTGGTGATTGTGGACATAGACGATGCCTCGCTTTACCAACTGGGCCGTTTCCAAAACTGGCCCCGGCTTTACCATGCTAAAGTGGCCGATTACCTGGCCCAGGGCGGGGCCTCCGCGGTGGCTTTCGACATCTTTTTCGTGGAGAGCGACAGCTTGAAGCCGGACATGGTCCAGCTTTACCAGGATACCAAGGGGGAGCAGATCCGGGAAAAACTATTACAGAATAAACCCTTCAAACAGGCAGCCGAAAAAACGCCGGAGCTGATCAGCGCGGTGCTGGAGAGCTGGGGATACGACCAGGATTTCGGGGCCGTGACGGCCCAAGCCGGCATAGCATACTTTCCCTTCTACTTTACCACCGGCAAACTGAAGGACAGCTCGGACCTGACGGCCCGGAACTGGTCCTATGTGCTGCCTCCGGCGGTCACCGAAAAATACCAGTACATCAAATCCCAGAGCGATCTTTACCAGGTGGGGCAGATGACCGCGCCGATACCGGTGCTGCTGGGATCGGCCCGGGGAACAGGGTACTACAACATCGAGCCCGATGACGACGGGGTGGCCAGGAGACAGCCGTTGTTTCTATCCCTGGGCGACCGCTCTTATCCCTCGATGGACTTTCAGATAGTACTGGACAAGCTGGGGGTCAAGAAGGAAGACGTCACCGTGGAACTGGGCAAGTACATCAAGGCCGGTGACAAGCTTAATATCCCGGTGGATAAGGATGGGCGGACTCTGATCACCTATTTCGGACAGTTCAAAAAATTCCGCTACATCTCCTATTCCGATGTGCTGACCGAGCAGGTGCCGGCCGAATATTTCAAGGACAAGATAGTAATAGTCGGCGCCACCGCCGCCGGCCTGATGGACCTGCGGGTGGTGCCGTTCTCCAACGTCTTTCCCGGCCCGGAGATCCACGCCAACATCATGCAGACACTGCTGACCGGAAAATTCGTTCAAGTTGTTCCCTGGCACATTCAGCTGATCATCCTGGTGCTGATCGGGCTGTTGACGGTGTTCGTCTCCCTGCGCTTCAAGCCGCTGGTGGCGGGGCTGATCTTGTTCGGAATGGTGATAGTTTATTTCGTCACTGCCACCGTAATGTTCGACAAATCGCTGATCTGGGTGGAGATGGTGAGGCCCCTGGCGGTGGTGCTGTTCACCAACATGGCCATCCTGGGCTACCGCTACCTGACCGAGGAAAAGCAGAAGGTCTGGATCAAGAATATGTTCCAGGGCTACATGTCCAAGGACCTGGTGGACAAGATCATGGCCAACCCCGAGATGCTGCTGATGGGCGGCGACAAGAAGGAGGTCACCGTCTTCTTCTCGGACATCAAGGGCTTCTCCTCGTTCTCCGAAAAACTGGGAACCCCGGAGCGGCTGATCGCCCTGATCAACGAATACCTGGGGGCCATGTCCGACGTGGTGCTGGAATACGGCGGGTACATCAGCAAGTACGAGGGCGACGCCATCATGGCCTTCTGGGGCGCCCCCACCGACGATCCCAAGCACGCCGAGACCGCCATCAAGTGCGTCTGGGCCATGAACCAGCGCCTGCAGACCCTGAACGCCGACCTGGCCAAGCGCAGCATGCCCAATCTTTTCACCCGGTTCGGGTTGAACACCGGCCTGGTGACCGTGGGCAACGTGGGCTCGGAAAAGAAGAAGAGCTACACCGCCATGGGCGACTCCATCAACCTGGGCTCGCGGCTGGAGGGGGCCAACAAGGAATACGGCACGGCCATCATGATGTCCGAATTCACCTACGCCAAGGTCAAGGGCCTGTACCCGGTGCGGGAGCTGGACATGCTGAGGGTGGTGGGCAAGGAGCAGCCGGTAAGGGTCTACGAACTGCTGGGGATTTCCGAGGCCGATGTCAGCGAAAAGAAAAAGAAGGCGGTGGAGATCTACCTGAAGGGCCTGGAGCTCTATCGTTCCAAGCAGTGGGACCAGGCCGAGGCCGTCTTCCGGCAGGCTTTGGAAGTTGATCCCGAAGACGGGCCCAGCCAGACCTACATCGACCGCTGCGAGGACTTCAAGGTGCTGCCGCCGCCGGAGAACTGGGACGGCGTGTTCGTGATGAAGACGAAATAGGTTCCGTTAACATTTATAGCCCAGCCCTTCCTCCTACGCTAAAGCTACGGCGGATAAATAAGGGCTGGGCTATAAAGAACGTTCATATCAATTTAATAATTAATGACCAATAACGCCCGGGCTTACGACGTACTTAAAATAGCCGACTTCCGGAAATTCATGGCCGGCCGGTTCTTTGTGGTCGTCTCCATCCAGATGGTGTCGGTGATCGTGGGCTGGCAGGTCTACGAGCTGACCCGCGACCCGCTGGCCCTGGGGATGATAGGTCTGGCCGAGGCCCTGGCCTTCTTTTCGGTGGCCCTGTTCGGCGGGCATTACGCCGACAGCCACGACCGCCAGCGGACCATGGCCGTCACCTCTGCCCTGTTGACCCTGTGCGCCGGGACATTGCTGTGGCTTTCCTGGTGCTGCGGTGTCCTTCTTACCAGAACAACCCTTCCGATCTACGGCGTGATCGCCCTGATGGGGTTGATCCGGGCCTACCTGGCGCCATCCACCATGGCCCTATCGGCCCAGATCGTCCCCCGCGAGCTTTACGCCAGGATGTCGGCCTACAACAGCCTGGTGTTCCAGATCGGGGCGGTGGGCGGCCCCGCCATGGCGGGGCTGATCTACGGATTCTTCGGGGTGCGGGCGGCCTACGCCACCGCCCTGGCCATGGGGATCATCGGCTCGGCCGCGGTGTTCCTGATCAAGTCGCAGGGGGTGCCCCGCCGTAACATGGAGGAGCCGGTGATGACCAGCCTGGCCAGCGGAGTGAAGTTCGTTTTCGGAAATCCCATAGTTCTGCCGGCGATGAGCCTGGATATGTTCGCGGTGCTGTTCGGCGGCGCCACCGCCATGCTGCCGATGGTGGCCGACACCATTTTGCACGTCGGGCCCAAGGGGCTGGGCTTCTTAAGAGCGGCCCCGGCCGCCGGGGCGGCTATCATGGCTTTAACCCTGGCCCACCGGCCCCCGTTGCATAATGCGGGGAAGAAACTGCTGTGGGTGGTGGCCGGCTTCGGGGCCTGCATGATGATCTTCGCTCTGTCCCGTAATTTCTGGCTGTCGATGGCGGCCCTGGCCCTCTCCGGCGCGGTGGACAACATCAGCGTGGTGATCCGCCAGACCATCGTCCAGCTTTACACCCCGGACCAGATGCGGGGGCGGGTGTCGGCAGTCAACAGCGTGTTCATAGGCTCCTCCAACGAGATCGGGTCCTTCGAGTCCGGGGT
Proteins encoded:
- a CDS encoding MFS transporter, encoding MTNNARAYDVLKIADFRKFMAGRFFVVVSIQMVSVIVGWQVYELTRDPLALGMIGLAEALAFFSVALFGGHYADSHDRQRTMAVTSALLTLCAGTLLWLSWCCGVLLTRTTLPIYGVIALMGLIRAYLAPSTMALSAQIVPRELYARMSAYNSLVFQIGAVGGPAMAGLIYGFFGVRAAYATALAMGIIGSAAVFLIKSQGVPRRNMEEPVMTSLASGVKFVFGNPIVLPAMSLDMFAVLFGGATAMLPMVADTILHVGPKGLGFLRAAPAAGAAIMALTLAHRPPLHNAGKKLLWVVAGFGACMMIFALSRNFWLSMAALALSGAVDNISVVIRQTIVQLYTPDQMRGRVSAVNSVFIGSSNEIGSFESGVVAKLMGLVPSLVFNSGMTFVVAGVVAWAAPKLRKLDLSQHMEQKE